The following proteins come from a genomic window of Leptospira barantonii:
- a CDS encoding FAD-dependent oxidoreductase, which produces MANPPKKARIKNVTRTNGSATITFVSLDGPLDFLGGQYVIFNSGVKTNDGKEIKRAYSILSSDRYQGEFQICVQPVKEGLASLHIPNLAIGSELEFSGPWGKFIGNLQWPREGKTLLVATDTGITAIFSILHSQRWNEKLKDTSVIWYVSRETEFLPVRDVMEGLPIGFNSLNVIPISKVNDPKREAECLCSFTDELNASALPTNAFLAGDGKLIRIVKDVLLAKGVLEENIGAEIFFNSPRQLESVKR; this is translated from the coding sequence CCCAAAAAAGCGCGAATCAAAAACGTAACTCGAACCAACGGTTCGGCCACGATCACCTTTGTTTCGTTAGACGGACCTTTGGATTTTTTAGGAGGACAGTATGTCATCTTCAATTCCGGCGTTAAAACGAACGACGGAAAGGAAATCAAAAGGGCATATTCCATTCTTTCCTCCGATCGATATCAGGGAGAATTTCAGATTTGTGTCCAGCCCGTAAAAGAAGGATTAGCGTCTTTGCATATTCCTAATCTTGCAATCGGTTCCGAGCTCGAATTCTCGGGTCCTTGGGGAAAATTTATCGGAAATTTACAATGGCCCCGGGAAGGAAAGACCCTTCTCGTCGCGACGGACACCGGAATCACGGCGATATTTTCGATTCTCCATTCTCAGAGATGGAACGAAAAACTGAAAGACACGAGCGTGATCTGGTATGTTTCCCGCGAAACCGAATTTCTTCCGGTTCGCGACGTCATGGAAGGACTTCCGATAGGATTCAATTCTTTGAATGTGATTCCGATCTCCAAGGTCAACGATCCAAAAAGGGAAGCGGAATGTCTTTGTTCTTTCACGGACGAATTGAATGCATCCGCTCTTCCAACGAACGCTTTTTTGGCGGGAGACGGAAAATTAATCCGAATTGTAAAGGATGTCCTTTTAGCAAAAGGAGTTCTCGAAGAAAACATAGGCGCAGAAATCTTCTTCAATTCTCCCAGACAGTTGGAGTCCGTAAAACGTTAG
- a CDS encoding cobyrinate a,c-diamide synthase, translated as MNVLNDSDVSIDIPRIVVAGTGSGVGKTTIVLAITQALQKRGLAVATFKCGPDYLDPTYHARATGKTCHNLDGWLMGKESVLNTFHQACHNADIAIIEGVMGLFDGHSPNSEAGSTAEIAKWLNAPVIAVVDAGGMARTVSAILKGLNAFDPELRIAGAFTNFIGSKSHIQLLKDASNEVPILGGFSKHPEQSFPERHLGLYSASEENLSEDRFHFWGNLGEEWLEIDSVLKIADSAPKINVPAPSRKSDATRCRIGVALDNAFHFYYEENLMRLKEAGAELIFFSPIADSKIPDVDGLYFGGGYPELFAESLCSNSPMLSDIRKFAYNNKPIYAECGGLMYLSDEIERVNGEIFSMLGLIPGKVKMGEKLKALGYVEVVTETKTIFGEAGLRFRGHQFRYSDFEPKTSASQGFEFAYKLRRRRGNEVTEEGYQTRSILASYVHVHWASNPTLPQGFVQSCSEARR; from the coding sequence ATGAATGTATTGAACGATTCCGACGTCTCCATCGATATTCCAAGGATCGTTGTTGCCGGTACGGGAAGCGGTGTCGGAAAAACGACGATCGTTCTGGCGATCACTCAAGCGCTTCAAAAAAGGGGACTTGCAGTCGCAACGTTCAAATGTGGGCCCGATTACTTAGATCCGACCTATCACGCCCGCGCCACCGGTAAAACCTGTCACAACTTGGACGGCTGGTTGATGGGAAAAGAATCCGTCCTCAACACATTCCATCAAGCGTGTCATAACGCAGACATCGCGATCATCGAAGGGGTGATGGGTTTGTTCGACGGTCACTCGCCGAATTCGGAAGCCGGTTCGACCGCGGAGATCGCAAAGTGGTTGAACGCTCCGGTGATCGCGGTCGTGGACGCGGGCGGGATGGCGAGAACGGTTTCTGCAATATTAAAAGGTTTGAATGCGTTTGATCCCGAACTTCGTATCGCGGGAGCCTTTACGAATTTTATCGGAAGTAAATCTCACATTCAACTTTTAAAAGACGCTTCGAACGAGGTCCCGATACTCGGCGGATTTTCAAAACATCCGGAACAATCATTTCCGGAAAGACATTTGGGATTGTATTCCGCATCCGAAGAAAACCTGTCCGAGGATCGTTTTCATTTTTGGGGAAACTTAGGGGAAGAATGGTTGGAGATCGATTCCGTACTAAAAATCGCAGATTCCGCTCCCAAGATCAATGTTCCTGCGCCATCGCGAAAATCGGACGCTACCCGATGCAGGATCGGAGTCGCCTTGGATAACGCATTTCATTTTTATTATGAAGAGAATTTAATGCGACTGAAGGAAGCCGGAGCGGAACTGATCTTTTTTTCACCGATCGCCGACTCCAAAATTCCCGATGTGGACGGACTCTATTTTGGGGGAGGTTATCCCGAGCTGTTCGCGGAGTCCCTTTGCTCAAACAGTCCGATGTTAAGCGACATTCGTAAATTCGCATATAACAATAAACCCATATACGCTGAATGTGGGGGTCTAATGTATCTTTCCGACGAGATCGAACGGGTGAACGGAGAAATATTTTCCATGCTCGGTCTGATTCCGGGAAAGGTAAAGATGGGAGAAAAACTCAAAGCGCTCGGATACGTGGAAGTAGTCACGGAAACAAAGACGATCTTTGGAGAAGCCGGGCTTAGATTCAGAGGTCATCAATTTCGTTATTCCGACTTTGAACCGAAAACATCCGCGTCGCAAGGATTTGAATTCGCGTATAAACTCCGAAGAAGAAGGGGCAACGAAGTCACCGAAGAAGGTTATCAAACTCGTTCGATTCTCGCTTCTTATGTTCACGTACATTGGGCTTCCAATCCGACATTGCCTCAAGGTTTCGTTCAAAGTTGTTCAGAGGCGCGAAGATGA
- the cobO gene encoding cob(I)yrinic acid a,c-diamide adenosyltransferase has product MSSSPNKETRGLVIVNTGNGKGKTTAALGIVFRALGRGMKCGVVQFLKGKWETGERKFAKTIPELDFYVMGLGFTWDSDDLDKDKQAAKEAWVRSSEMILTGDHNIIILDEITYAFHYGWLSPEEILQTLKQRPAHVHVVITGRNCPELITEYADLVSVIEVKKHPYQSGIPAQKGIDF; this is encoded by the coding sequence ATGAGCTCGTCTCCGAATAAAGAAACAAGAGGTCTCGTGATCGTAAACACGGGAAACGGCAAAGGAAAAACCACCGCCGCACTCGGAATCGTGTTTCGTGCTCTGGGAAGAGGAATGAAATGTGGAGTGGTTCAATTCTTAAAAGGAAAATGGGAAACGGGTGAACGGAAATTTGCAAAGACGATTCCGGAACTTGATTTTTACGTCATGGGTTTGGGATTCACCTGGGACTCCGACGATTTGGATAAGGATAAACAAGCCGCAAAGGAGGCTTGGGTTCGTTCCTCTGAAATGATCCTAACAGGAGATCATAATATTATAATACTCGATGAGATCACGTATGCCTTCCATTACGGATGGTTGAGCCCGGAAGAAATTCTACAAACGCTCAAACAAAGACCCGCACACGTACACGTCGTAATCACCGGAAGAAACTGCCCCGAACTCATTACCGAGTACGCGGATCTAGTCAGCGTGATCGAGGTCAAAAAACATCCGTATCAAAGCGGAATTCCCGCTCAGAAAGGAATCGACTTTTAA
- a CDS encoding adenosylcobinamide amidohydrolase yields MIANSYLSQKSLLESPNWLEIAFEEPHNVLSWAVIGSGWKEQVDNVLWHRVRNEDLTPDVDPIDYYRSRLLQRGESKNSVGFLTSAALENYSEIVLEKEGTRIRSVVTAGLGNAVCIGDDPFFFGSYGTINIFVQCSSSLDLSASLEAVSLIAEARTLAVLDSKVQSRVSRNIATGTGTDCIAFASPSRIPQTRYTGKHTLTGHLIGKAVYESVHQGILNWKESRTKTGEKL; encoded by the coding sequence ATGATCGCAAATTCTTACCTAAGTCAAAAAAGTTTACTTGAATCTCCGAACTGGCTTGAAATCGCATTTGAAGAACCGCATAACGTTCTGAGTTGGGCGGTGATCGGAAGCGGCTGGAAAGAACAAGTAGACAACGTTTTGTGGCACCGAGTTCGCAACGAAGACTTAACACCGGACGTAGATCCGATCGATTACTACCGCAGTCGATTGCTACAAAGAGGAGAATCCAAAAACTCCGTCGGATTTCTCACAAGCGCGGCCCTTGAGAATTATTCCGAAATCGTTTTAGAAAAAGAAGGAACCAGAATCAGATCCGTTGTCACTGCGGGACTCGGAAACGCGGTTTGTATCGGCGACGATCCGTTTTTCTTCGGCTCTTACGGAACGATCAATATTTTTGTACAATGCTCCTCATCCTTGGATTTGAGCGCGTCTCTGGAAGCGGTTTCCTTAATCGCGGAAGCGAGAACCCTCGCCGTGTTGGATTCGAAAGTTCAAAGTCGCGTTAGCCGCAACATCGCGACCGGAACCGGAACCGATTGTATCGCCTTTGCTTCTCCTTCTCGAATTCCCCAAACCCGTTATACGGGCAAACATACCTTGACCGGCCATCTCATAGGCAAGGCGGTTTATGAATCCGTACATCAGGGAATTCTAAATTGGAAAGAAAGCAGAACGAAAACGGGAGAAAAACTTTGA
- the cobM gene encoding precorrin-4 C(11)-methyltransferase, translated as MKVYIIGAGPGDPELITVKGAKLVETCPVVLYTGSLVPIAVIERARKDAIVLDSSNMTLDGILEVILRAKENDQDVARVHTGDPSIFGSTAEQMRRFDSLNIDYEIVPGVSSFTAAAAALGKELTLPEVSQTVIITRAEGRTPMPEKEKLEILAQSGATLTLFLSVLHIRKIVEQLTPFYGERCPVAVVQRATWPEQKILTGTLGDIAERVKAEKISSTAIIFVGPVLDCHDFADSRLYSADFSHGFRKAKRNR; from the coding sequence ATGAAAGTATATATCATCGGCGCCGGACCGGGAGATCCGGAATTGATCACGGTCAAAGGGGCTAAACTCGTAGAAACCTGTCCGGTCGTTCTTTACACGGGTTCATTGGTTCCGATCGCGGTCATTGAAAGAGCGAGAAAGGACGCGATCGTATTAGATTCTTCGAATATGACCTTGGATGGAATTTTGGAAGTGATACTCCGCGCAAAAGAAAACGATCAGGACGTAGCTCGGGTTCATACGGGCGATCCATCCATCTTCGGGTCGACCGCGGAACAGATGAGAAGATTCGATTCTTTGAATATAGATTACGAGATCGTTCCCGGAGTCAGTTCGTTTACCGCCGCGGCTGCGGCCTTAGGGAAAGAATTAACCTTGCCCGAAGTTTCACAAACGGTCATCATCACCCGCGCCGAAGGAAGGACACCCATGCCTGAAAAGGAAAAACTCGAAATTCTCGCCCAATCCGGCGCGACTTTGACCTTGTTCTTAAGCGTACTTCATATCCGAAAGATCGTGGAACAACTGACCCCTTTTTACGGAGAACGATGCCCGGTCGCCGTGGTGCAACGTGCAACTTGGCCGGAACAAAAAATTCTAACTGGAACGTTAGGTGATATCGCGGAAAGGGTAAAGGCCGAAAAAATTTCATCGACCGCGATCATATTCGTCGGACCGGTTTTGGATTGTCACGATTTTGCGGATTCAAGACTTTACTCGGCCGATTTTTCCCACGGATTCAGAAAGGCAAAGCGAAACCGATGA
- a CDS encoding cobalt-precorrin 5A hydrolase: MQNRKSYSVFVITKHGLEIAKKIHEAWEDVDLFVSPKFIDSAPPGSKLLSLPMDKTLDETFQNYDCHIFIISVGAVVRMIAPLLKNKKVDPAVVCVDDRANFSICVLSGHVGRGNFFTERLSKTLSNTAVITTASDVSGTLTVDILGRELGWTLEHPDRNVTRGCAAVVNETKVLFVQETGEPNWWPLEKSLPKGVEYSVSLMDVNPNEYEILLIATDRTDLNRNNQEHYNNSILYRPKSLVLGLGCDRNVSFETVENGILKILSDNALAVQSVKTIASADLKRHEEAFLQISKKYGWEFKTFTADELDRVSEIESPSEVVKNFVGTRSVSEASSILASGAGSLLLPKQKYKEGVDGKNLTVAISRIPFPSRFSSNSQNSVTEEE, encoded by the coding sequence ATGCAGAATAGGAAATCATATTCGGTTTTTGTAATCACCAAACACGGCTTAGAGATCGCAAAAAAGATTCACGAGGCCTGGGAAGACGTGGACCTTTTTGTTTCTCCTAAGTTCATCGATTCGGCTCCGCCGGGTTCGAAACTTCTTTCTCTTCCGATGGATAAAACGTTAGACGAAACGTTTCAGAATTACGACTGTCATATCTTCATCATCAGTGTGGGCGCGGTTGTTCGAATGATCGCCCCCTTATTGAAGAACAAAAAAGTCGATCCCGCAGTCGTCTGCGTGGACGATCGAGCCAACTTTTCGATCTGCGTTTTATCGGGCCACGTAGGACGGGGAAACTTTTTTACGGAAAGGCTCTCAAAAACTCTTTCCAACACCGCGGTGATCACGACCGCATCGGACGTTTCGGGAACTTTAACCGTGGATATTCTCGGACGAGAACTCGGCTGGACCTTGGAACATCCGGATCGAAACGTTACAAGAGGTTGCGCGGCGGTAGTCAACGAAACCAAGGTGCTCTTCGTTCAGGAAACCGGGGAACCGAATTGGTGGCCTTTGGAAAAATCCCTTCCGAAGGGTGTGGAATATTCTGTTTCCTTAATGGATGTAAATCCGAACGAGTACGAAATTCTTCTGATCGCCACGGATCGAACGGATCTGAATCGAAACAATCAAGAACATTATAATAATTCAATATTATACCGTCCTAAATCTTTGGTTTTGGGGTTGGGATGCGACCGAAACGTATCTTTTGAAACGGTGGAGAATGGAATTTTAAAAATATTAAGCGACAACGCGTTGGCCGTTCAAAGCGTCAAAACGATCGCAAGCGCGGATCTCAAACGCCACGAAGAAGCCTTTTTACAAATCTCAAAAAAATACGGCTGGGAATTCAAAACTTTTACCGCCGATGAATTGGATCGTGTTTCCGAAATCGAATCCCCGTCCGAAGTCGTAAAAAATTTCGTAGGAACCAGGTCCGTAAGCGAAGCGTCGAGCATTCTCGCTTCGGGAGCGGGCTCCTTACTTCTTCCAAAACAAAAATACAAAGAAGGCGTCGACGGAAAAAATCTTACCGTCGCAATTTCAAGAATTCCCTTTCCTTCAAGATTTTCCTCAAACTCTCAAAACTCCGTAACGGAGGAAGAATGA
- the cbiE gene encoding precorrin-6y C5,15-methyltransferase (decarboxylating) subunit CbiE, whose product MKAVTVIGMGDEGCPGLSSIAVNAVAKAQVLAGGERHLDFFPQFAGEKIVFKGNLIQATERIAELAAEHTICVLASGDPLFFGIGNLIGKKVGLEHVDFIPAPSAIQQAFARVGIKWDDAEILSLHGRPIEGFITKLQSLNKVALFTDEINHPQAIASYMKAYEETDWTAFVCENLGGRNERIRKFELNLLSEEQEISPLNVLILIRNAQNRKAPPIVPNVPEENYAKRIPKKGLITKKEVRILSIAFLEIRDDSVVWDIGAGSGSIAIEAAQLAKNGKSYAIEIDPEGIEICKQNVLSQRTDNVHVVPGKAPEVLENLPDPDCVFVGGSKGNLYEIIRISLNRLSPLGSLVVNAVTLDNVTEAYHSFKKLALVPEVTLLNVSRGQPLADYLRYEALNPIHIFKVTKPEGYSA is encoded by the coding sequence ATGAAGGCGGTCACCGTAATCGGAATGGGCGACGAAGGTTGTCCCGGGTTGTCGAGCATCGCGGTGAACGCGGTCGCTAAAGCGCAGGTCCTCGCGGGGGGAGAAAGACATCTGGATTTTTTTCCGCAGTTCGCCGGAGAAAAAATAGTATTTAAGGGAAATCTAATACAAGCCACCGAAAGAATTGCCGAGCTCGCGGCGGAACATACGATTTGTGTTCTCGCTTCCGGAGATCCTTTATTTTTCGGAATCGGAAATCTAATCGGTAAAAAGGTCGGATTGGAACACGTGGATTTTATTCCGGCCCCGAGCGCGATCCAACAAGCGTTCGCCAGAGTGGGGATCAAATGGGACGATGCAGAGATTTTATCCCTACACGGAAGACCGATCGAGGGGTTTATCACTAAATTACAATCTTTGAATAAGGTCGCCTTGTTTACGGACGAGATCAACCATCCTCAGGCGATCGCATCCTACATGAAAGCGTACGAGGAAACGGATTGGACCGCGTTCGTTTGCGAAAATTTAGGCGGAAGAAACGAAAGAATCCGTAAGTTCGAACTGAATTTGTTAAGCGAAGAACAGGAAATCAGTCCTCTGAACGTTTTGATTCTGATCCGAAACGCCCAAAACAGAAAGGCGCCTCCGATTGTGCCTAACGTTCCGGAAGAAAATTACGCGAAACGAATCCCGAAAAAAGGACTGATCACCAAAAAGGAAGTTAGAATTCTTTCCATTGCGTTTTTGGAAATTCGGGACGACAGCGTCGTCTGGGACATAGGAGCCGGTTCGGGATCGATCGCGATCGAGGCCGCACAACTCGCTAAAAATGGAAAGTCTTATGCGATCGAAATCGATCCGGAAGGAATCGAAATCTGCAAACAAAACGTCCTTTCACAAAGAACGGATAACGTGCACGTCGTTCCGGGGAAGGCCCCCGAGGTTTTGGAAAATCTTCCCGATCCGGATTGTGTTTTCGTGGGAGGCTCCAAAGGAAATCTATATGAGATCATTCGAATATCCTTAAATAGACTTTCTCCTTTAGGATCTTTGGTCGTCAACGCGGTCACTTTGGACAACGTCACGGAAGCCTATCACAGTTTTAAAAAATTAGCTCTTGTTCCGGAAGTCACTCTGTTAAACGTATCGAGAGGACAACCTCTTGCGGATTATCTACGTTATGAAGCTTTGAATCCGATTCATATCTTTAAGGTCACAAAACCGGAGGGTTATTCCGCATGA
- the cobI gene encoding precorrin-2 C(20)-methyltransferase, with amino-acid sequence MKKNRYGKLYGVGVGPGATDLITLRAVHVLNSVDVLAIPKSSEHLEPFAWRVCSPVVKENSSQEKLFLHFPMTKDPEVLIPAWDKAFLEIGKRLEEGHNVAFITQGDPSVYSSWSYLLEEAEDRWPGIEVEIVPAVSSITAIPAALQTPLADGRERFCVVPGTYGIEDLPELVKNFDTIVLTKVGQVVPQLVDMLKELDLLANASYVSYGTTDRQRIVRDLETIQNENCDYFSMVILSIRKRKGVLRGQNIDAE; translated from the coding sequence ATGAAAAAAAACCGTTACGGAAAACTCTACGGGGTCGGAGTCGGCCCGGGGGCTACCGATTTAATCACGCTTAGAGCGGTTCACGTTTTAAACTCCGTCGATGTGTTGGCGATTCCTAAAAGTAGCGAACACTTGGAACCCTTCGCTTGGAGAGTTTGTTCTCCCGTTGTGAAGGAGAATTCTTCCCAAGAAAAATTGTTTCTTCATTTCCCGATGACCAAAGACCCCGAGGTTTTGATTCCCGCTTGGGATAAGGCATTTCTTGAAATCGGAAAACGTTTAGAAGAGGGGCATAACGTTGCATTCATAACACAAGGAGATCCTTCGGTATACAGTTCTTGGAGTTATCTTTTGGAAGAAGCCGAGGATCGTTGGCCCGGAATCGAAGTCGAAATCGTTCCCGCAGTATCTTCAATCACGGCGATACCGGCGGCGTTACAAACCCCGCTCGCGGACGGAAGAGAACGTTTCTGCGTCGTGCCCGGAACCTACGGAATCGAAGACCTTCCGGAGCTCGTAAAAAATTTCGATACGATCGTTCTTACAAAGGTCGGGCAGGTCGTTCCACAACTCGTCGACATGCTGAAAGAATTGGACCTGCTTGCAAATGCGAGTTATGTTTCGTACGGAACCACGGATCGGCAAAGAATCGTCAGAGACTTAGAGACGATTCAAAACGAAAACTGCGATTACTTTTCGATGGTGATTCTTTCCATTCGAAAACGTAAGGGTGTACTTCGAGGACAGAATATCGATGCAGAATAG
- a CDS encoding precorrin-8X methylmutase, whose product MNDMRQMTTLGREIEDKSFSIIDEEAGPHSFSKEEWEVVRRIIHATADFEYKDITKIHPKAIDSGIEALRNGCPIVCDVHMIIAGLNQERLGAYGCKTYGFISDADVIERAKEKNSTRAIESIQKAKTLGYLNGSILAVGNAPTALLEIERLIREEGIKPALIIGVPVGFVSAIESKEVVLTLESSDIFSTPYILTRGRKGGSTIAVAIIHALLLLSSKRGER is encoded by the coding sequence ATGAATGACATGAGACAGATGACTACCCTCGGAAGGGAAATCGAAGACAAATCCTTTTCGATCATCGACGAAGAAGCGGGTCCGCATTCTTTTTCCAAAGAAGAATGGGAAGTGGTTCGAAGAATCATCCACGCAACCGCGGACTTCGAGTATAAGGACATTACAAAGATACATCCCAAGGCAATCGACTCGGGTATAGAAGCCTTGCGCAACGGATGTCCGATCGTCTGCGACGTTCATATGATCATCGCGGGACTCAATCAGGAAAGACTCGGAGCTTACGGATGCAAAACATACGGTTTTATTTCGGACGCCGATGTGATCGAACGGGCTAAGGAAAAAAATTCCACGAGAGCGATCGAATCGATTCAGAAAGCAAAAACATTAGGATATCTGAATGGATCGATTCTCGCCGTCGGAAACGCGCCCACCGCACTTCTCGAAATCGAAAGATTGATCCGGGAAGAGGGAATCAAACCCGCCTTAATCATCGGAGTTCCGGTCGGTTTCGTTTCCGCAATCGAATCCAAAGAAGTGGTTTTAACATTAGAATCTTCTGATATATTCTCGACGCCCTACATTCTCACCAGAGGAAGAAAAGGCGGCAGCACGATCGCGGTCGCGATCATACACGCTCTTCTTCTTTTGTCCTCGAAACGAGGAGAACGATGA
- a CDS encoding cobalt-precorrin-5B (C(1))-methyltransferase → MATKELREGFTTGACSAAAAKAATRLLLKRQPVLEIETTLPNKRQVLFSVKRCELEGEVAICSVVKDAGDDPDCTHGAELTARVRLTKESKIILKGGDGVATVTKAGLGLDVGEPAINPVPRKNISEMILEELEGSSYNGAEVEISVPGGQEMAKKTMNERLGLIGGISILGTTGIVKPYSTAAFKASVIQAIQMAKEYGLDTTVLTTGGKSEKFAMDLLPNLNELSFIQVGDFIGTGIKTSVKESIRHVIVVGMIGKLSKMADGVMMTHRGGSSVNTKMLSEIARSIGVPEPIAEEIQNANTARHVLEVCKANGYEIITTRICEIVAKNCSKHAGTNMRISCYMVDFDGALLGKCENFSQELETKEENSEHE, encoded by the coding sequence ATGGCTACCAAGGAATTAAGAGAAGGATTCACCACGGGAGCTTGTTCCGCGGCCGCGGCCAAGGCGGCCACACGTCTTCTCTTAAAAAGACAACCCGTTTTGGAAATCGAAACCACTCTTCCGAACAAAAGACAGGTTTTGTTTTCCGTCAAACGATGCGAACTGGAAGGAGAGGTGGCCATCTGTAGCGTCGTCAAGGATGCGGGAGACGATCCGGATTGTACACACGGAGCTGAGTTAACCGCCCGAGTTCGCTTAACAAAAGAAAGTAAAATTATATTAAAAGGCGGAGACGGAGTCGCGACCGTCACCAAGGCCGGGCTCGGTTTGGATGTGGGAGAACCCGCGATCAATCCGGTCCCGCGTAAAAACATCAGTGAAATGATTTTGGAAGAACTCGAAGGAAGTTCGTATAACGGCGCCGAGGTGGAAATCAGCGTTCCAGGCGGCCAAGAAATGGCGAAAAAGACGATGAACGAACGGCTCGGTTTGATCGGCGGTATTTCGATCTTAGGTACAACCGGAATCGTAAAACCGTATTCGACGGCGGCTTTTAAGGCGAGCGTGATTCAAGCGATCCAAATGGCGAAAGAATACGGACTCGATACGACCGTTCTTACCACCGGAGGAAAATCCGAAAAGTTCGCGATGGATCTATTACCGAATTTGAATGAACTTTCCTTTATACAAGTCGGGGACTTTATCGGAACCGGAATCAAAACGAGCGTAAAGGAATCGATTCGTCACGTGATCGTGGTCGGGATGATCGGTAAGTTATCAAAGATGGCCGACGGTGTGATGATGACACACAGAGGCGGATCTTCCGTTAATACGAAAATGTTATCCGAAATCGCGAGATCCATCGGCGTTCCCGAACCGATCGCGGAAGAAATCCAAAACGCAAACACAGCGAGACACGTATTAGAAGTCTGTAAAGCGAATGGATACGAGATCATCACCACTCGCATTTGCGAGATCGTGGCTAAAAACTGCTCCAAACACGCGGGAACGAATATGAGAATTTCCTGTTATATGGTCGACTTCGACGGAGCGCTTTTGGGCAAGTGCGAAAATTTTTCGCAGGAATTAGAAACAAAGGAAGAGAACTCCGAACATGAATGA
- the cobJ gene encoding precorrin-3B C(17)-methyltransferase — translation MKKGKLNIVGIGPGNDAHITPAVLHAIQEADLVIGYATYIGLVKHHLVGKQVTRTGMTEEVGRAQAAVESAKEGKIVTLISSGDAGVYGMAGLVFEVLRKSGWKRNDSPEVKMIPGVTADSSCASLVGAPLVHDMARISLSDLLTPWSVIENRLECAAKGDFVITLYNPASGRRQRQIVEASKIIKRHRPGTTPVALVKSAYRRQQNVQLSDLDNFLDYEIGMNTTVIVGSTNTFVYEGFMITPRGYTNKYSLDDASVKEGQRRGFSLRSEGDLQSRIDSSETPIQLNITKIQGAFVRTSTSIIESEENPNGVVTQTENEIDSQTFLTQNVDSSARTAIQALETLSQIREQDSARSFKSVNPENSTLAYIGRLGGGILFKSSDKFYIVGRLKIPTRFEDYGFADPGDYGGRYSELKVIDSNRVQKLDFEFGMILQNEIHPREIYDKFLIHRNSSVSERLLAYAKTESGKFVLNRTEYSDISWLGAMPSDVWTLVRGVILKC, via the coding sequence ATGAAAAAAGGCAAACTCAACATCGTCGGAATCGGTCCGGGAAACGACGCGCACATTACCCCCGCAGTATTACATGCGATTCAAGAGGCCGATCTCGTGATCGGTTATGCGACTTACATAGGTCTCGTCAAACACCACTTAGTCGGGAAGCAAGTGACAAGGACAGGAATGACCGAAGAAGTAGGCCGCGCTCAAGCCGCGGTCGAATCCGCGAAAGAAGGAAAGATCGTTACTTTAATTTCTTCGGGAGACGCCGGAGTTTACGGAATGGCCGGATTGGTTTTCGAAGTATTGAGAAAAAGCGGATGGAAGAGAAACGATTCTCCCGAAGTTAAGATGATTCCCGGCGTGACCGCGGACAGTTCCTGTGCTTCTCTCGTAGGCGCGCCTCTCGTTCATGACATGGCGAGAATTTCTCTTTCCGATCTTTTGACTCCCTGGTCCGTGATCGAAAATCGTTTGGAATGCGCGGCCAAAGGGGACTTCGTCATCACTCTTTACAATCCCGCATCGGGAAGAAGACAAAGACAAATCGTCGAGGCTTCCAAGATTATTAAGCGACATCGTCCGGGGACAACTCCGGTCGCACTCGTAAAAAGCGCGTATCGAAGACAACAAAACGTCCAACTTTCCGATTTGGATAATTTTTTAGATTACGAAATTGGAATGAACACAACGGTAATCGTAGGTTCCACAAACACGTTCGTATACGAGGGTTTTATGATTACGCCAAGAGGATACACGAACAAGTATTCTCTGGATGACGCAAGCGTCAAAGAAGGGCAGAGAAGGGGATTTTCCCTTCGATCGGAGGGGGATCTTCAGAGTAGAATCGATTCTTCGGAAACTCCGATTCAGTTGAACATCACCAAAATTCAAGGCGCCTTTGTGCGGACCTCCACTTCCATCATCGAATCGGAAGAGAATCCGAACGGCGTTGTAACTCAAACAGAAAATGAAATCGATTCCCAGACGTTCCTTACACAGAACGTTGATTCTTCCGCGCGGACGGCGATTCAGGCGTTAGAAACACTTTCTCAGATACGAGAACAAGATTCCGCGAGATCTTTTAAATCCGTGAATCCGGAAAATTCCACGTTAGCGTACATCGGTCGGCTTGGCGGAGGAATTCTTTTTAAGAGTTCCGATAAATTTTATATCGTGGGAAGACTCAAGATTCCGACGCGTTTTGAAGACTACGGATTTGCGGACCCCGGAGATTACGGCGGAAGATATTCCGAATTGAAAGTGATCGATTCGAACCGTGTTCAAAAACTCGATTTCGAATTCGGAATGATCCTGCAAAACGAAATTCATCCTCGTGAAATATATGATAAATTCTTAATCCATAGAAATTCTTCCGTGAGCGAAAGGCTTCTCGCGTATGCAAAAACCGAAAGCGGAAAATTCGTTCTAAATCGAACCGAGTATTCGGATATTTCCTGGTTGGGCGCAATGCCCTCGGACGTTTGGACTCTTGTAAGAGGTGTAATCTTAAAATGTTAA